A window of Nonomuraea angiospora genomic DNA:
GGAGGGCACCGCGGAGACACTGGTCGGCGAGTTCGCGTCCGGGCGGCGCGAGGAGCTGGTGCTGGCCACGAAGTACACCATGGCCAGGCGGGCCGGCGACCCGAACTCCGGCGGCAACCACCGCAAGAGCATGGTGCAGTCGGTCGAGGCGAGCCTGCGCCGGTTGAACACCGACTTCATCGACCTGCTCTACCTGCACGCCTGGGACTTCACCACCCCGGTGGAGGAGATCCTGCGGGCCATGGACGACCTGGTCAGGGCGGGCAAGGTGCTCTACGTGGGCATCTCCGACGCGCCCGCCTGGCAGGTGTCGCGCATGCAGGCCATCGCCGACCTGCGCGGGTGGGCGCCGCTGATCGCCCTGCAGATCGAGTACAGCCTGGTCGAGCGGACCGTCGAGCGGGACCTCATCCCGATGGCCCGGGAGATGGGGCTCGGCGTCGTCCCGTGGTCGCCCCTGGCCGGCGGGGTGCTGACCGGCAAGTACGGGCGGGACGACCTCGCCCAGGAGGTCTCCGCCGCCCCCTCCGGCACGCGCAAGAACGTCGCGGCGGCCAACGGGTCGCTGACCGAGCGCGCCCTGGACATCGCCGACGTCGTCAAGCAGGTCGCCGGCGAGCTCGGGGTCAA
This region includes:
- a CDS encoding aldo/keto reductase, which codes for MTTLDTYRLLGRSGLRVSPLALGTMTFGTDWGWGSDKDESRRIFDTYVGRGGNFIDTASQYTEGTAETLVGEFASGRREELVLATKYTMARRAGDPNSGGNHRKSMVQSVEASLRRLNTDFIDLLYLHAWDFTTPVEEILRAMDDLVRAGKVLYVGISDAPAWQVSRMQAIADLRGWAPLIALQIEYSLVERTVERDLIPMAREMGLGVVPWSPLAGGVLTGKYGRDDLAQEVSAAPSGTRKNVAAANGSLTERALDIADVVKQVAGELGVKPSQVALAWTTLNPGVTAPIVGARTTAQLEDNLGALDVRFSDGHLAALEEASRVDLGFPHEFLARPMPRHVMLGGVTLDLTR